The segment CAGGTCCCTCCATCACCTGCTCACTGCAGCTCCCTCACCTGCTGCGAAGCCCCCCTGGCCCCCCGCGGCCGGCGCTGGTGGCTGCGCTGGCCCAGCTTCAGTCCAGCCCCGCTTCCCTTTCTTGATGTAAGACTTTAAGCATCTGCGCTGCCAGCGTGCTTTGTgctaaaacaacaacaacaaaacgAAGCAGTCAATTTTCCAGCAATTAGCTAGAGCGAGAACATTTCAAGTGCTAGAAAACCCCGCCCCGCAGGATTAATTAAATCTTCCAATTAATGTCTAATTTGAATCATGATGATGGCTGTTATCATTtcatattgatttttctttttggtgttaAAATAGAGCTGTTGTCCCTTCCACGCCGCCTTTTCCACACCCCAGGAGCTGTTTGTTCTCCCCGTTTGATTTGCCAACGTTAAACATGAGTCTGGAAAATCGAGTATTCCCGAGTATCGGCGGGCAGCATTCGCGGGTACCTGTGGCAGGGGGATCCAGCTGCCAGTTTGGAGATGTTTGTGCATAAATCCTGTGTCTGTAGCTTGAACTTTTTACGCAGCGGCTACACACTTGGCCGTGTGAGATTGGACTCCTGGCATATTACATTTTTACTGCTCTAAACCCAAACCCATTACTTTCCCCTTGGCTCAGGCAGCCATAAACCTTGCCGCTGCTTTGCTTCCAGAATAAGCCAGGCATTTATGTTTCCCGGGAGCTGGTTCATTGGTGTAATGGATGTGTAACCTCCTGTAATTGCTAAGGTTATTCCAGTGCTTGCGTGTGAGCCCTGGCTCTGTCACCAGCTAGCTAGTGCTGGTTTGATTTCCAGTAGGTTGCTGGTGGGGGGGATTCAAAGGTGCCTGGAACGATGCTGGGAGGCTTGGAAATGCAGCGTGCTGCCAGCCTGACGCGGAAAACGTGAGCGAGCAATTGCAGGAGGCAAGGGGACCGTACAGGATTGTACCTGCCTAGagcaggaggtggaggaagcctggagctggtgctgtATCCGGACCACAGTGTGCTGACTCAGCCGGGGATCCAGGACTGAGCATCCCTGGATGCGGCTCAGCCTCACCCGAGCCTCTCCATCCCGGCACTGGGCTCCGgaggaaaggcaggagcagcacacCGGGGCTGGGGTACCCAACGCCGCTCTCCCCTgacctctctcctctccccttccagACGAGGAGCTCCCGGCACTCCCAGGGCTCCCAGCCCGGCTTGGCCGATCAAGCCAAACTCTCCTTCGCCTCGGCCGAATCCCTGGAAACCATGTCGGAAGCGGAGCTGCCCCTGGGGTTCAACAGGATGAACCGATTCCGGCAGAGCTTGCCCTTGTCCCGCTCCACCAGCCAGACGAAGCTGCGGTCGCCAGGTACCCTCGGGACCCCATGCCCCCGGGACGGGCAGCACGAACGTGCCCGGCCACCACCAaacccctctgcctgctgctgcggGCAGGTGCTGGCATGTGCCGGCAGTGGGATCGGTTTGTATCTGCCCAAATAACCGACCCCAGGAGGAGTGGGGGGCACCACACGCCGTGAAGGATGGCTGAGGGGGATGAGCTGCCTTCGGCCTCACTGCTCCAGGGTGACCAGAGGTCCCCAAGCCCTTGGCTGGGTGCACATGGCAAGCATCACTGGTCTCGGCACGTCTTCGGCACTGCGTGGCGAAGGGATGCAGGCACACCTCACCGctctctgctccctctcctTCCAGGGGTCCTTTTCCTGCAGTTTGGGGATGAGACGAGGCGCGTCCACATCACCCACGAGATCAGCAGCATGGACACCCTGCACGCCCTCATTGTCCACATGTTCCCCCAGAAGCTCACCATGGGGATGCTGAAGTCCCCCAACACTGCCATCCTCATCAAGGACGAGTCGCGCAATGTCTTCTATGAGCTGGAGGATGTCCGGTGaggatgggggagggggggctcaGAAATCCACTGCAGGTTGATTGTCCTTTCTTGAAGGGCATCACAAATTAGTGGGATGAAAGCAGAAGGATGGGCACGGGTGCAGTCCGGTGGCTGGGACTTGCTGGGGGCTCGGCGGCTGCCTCTCCAGGGTGCTCACggctctgcctctccttgcAGTGACATCCAGGACAGAAGCATCATTAAAATCTACCGGAAAGAGCCGCTCTACGCCTCGTTCCCAGCCTCGCACATCACCAACGGGGACCTGAGGGTAAGGGGGAACAACGGGGTGTTGCGGGGAGAGCCCGCAGCGTGGGTGCACCCGGCGGGCTGGGACCAGTAAAGAGAGAAAGTGATGGAGACAGGGACTGGTAATTGCGTGTGTTTGTGGAAGGAGTAATGGCTGCGATTTGTCTTGCCAGGTTCCAGCGTTGTTAAGTGTTACTTTAAGAGAATGGATGTTTGAAGCCTGACAGCAGGGTAATAAACATGATAATTAGGGGATTCATCAGAATAAATCATCCCGCTCCTGGGTGGGAGTGAGGAAGCTGCTGTTTGCCAAGGCCAGGTGAaggtgcaggagctggagaTCCGGGTGGTCGGAGGGGTGCAGCGAGGCAGggtcccagcagggcagggcgaGGGCAGGGGGCCAGCCCGCAGGGACGTGGTGCTGACACCCCCTGCCCCTTTCCGCAGCGGGAGATGGTGTACACCTCCAGGGAGTCATCTCCCACCCGCCGGCTGAACAACATGTCCCCGGCTTCCCACCTCACCTCCGGCTCCCCTCCGCCGGTGCTCCAGTCCTCCTCCCCGTCCCGCTCCCGCATGTCCTACAGCGGGGGTCGCCCGCCCTCCTACGCCGGCAGCCCCGTCCACCACAGCGAGCGTCTCTCCAACCTGCCGCCCGCCCAGGGCGTCTCGCCCAGCCCCAGCGCCATCCTGGAGCGCCGGGATGTGAAGCCGGATGAGGACCTGGCTGGGAAGAACGTAGTGCTGGTGAAGAACGAGGGGCTGTACGCCGATCCCTACGGCATGGTGCACGAGGGGCGGCTCAGCATCACCTCCACCCAGTCCCTGGCTGGCATGGGAGACCCCTTCGGCTACTCGGGGGGGCTGTACAAGCGGGGCTCCGTTCGTTCCCTCAGCACCTACTCGGCGGCCGCCTTGCAGACGGAGCTGGAGGACAGCCTGTACAAGCCCAACGCGCCCATTTACAGCGAGACGTACGGACCTGGCCTGGGTTTCCGCatgcccccctcctccccccagaaGATGGCTGATGGCCGGCTCGTGGACGTGCAGCCGGGGCAGAGCCCGCACAGCCCCTACTCGGGaccccccagccgctcctcaccCGTCCGTCAGTCCTTCCGCAAGGACTCCTGCTCCTCCGTCTTCATGGACAGCCCCGTCAACAAGCCGCGCAACCCCAGCTCCTCCGGCCCACCGGAGCTCTTCCCCGGCCCCGGCGACCGCCCGCTCTCGGGGTTCGGCTCCCCTGGACCGGCCAAGGACACCGAAACGAGGTGAGATGGGGCACAGGGGAACCCCCCGCAGATATGAGCTTTGCTGCTCTGGTGGTCGCCCCTCGGTgcggctggggagggagaggaagagcagaggaaggcTTGGTCCCATCACCACCGCGGCAGCGGTGCTGGGATGGGCAGTGAAGCACCGAGCTGTGCTGAGGGGAGCGATGCGGCGGAGCCGGAGGCAAGGAGAGGGGATGAAGGAGGTGGATGTTGCTGGTGACAGCAGcgctgccacctccccagcGTCCCTCCGGGGACATGCAGGGACCCGGTGGGTGGGTGCAGGGCAGGATGACCCTGAGCGTGTTGGTGGTGCCGGAGCCACCTCCTGACCTGgcctctctcccttccccacgGCAGGGAGCGGATGGAGGCGATGGAGAAGCAGATCGCCAGCCTGACGGGGCTGGTGCAGAGCGCGCTGCTCCGTGGCTCCGAGGCTGAGACCCCCAGGTACGGAGCGGGACAGCAGGCGTGGGACCCCGGATCTGTTGCGGGGAGGGGGAtgcctccagctgggctgcttgctgtgaggctgggggctcctgctcccctcccagggGATGCCAGCCCCCCCcatgcccctgcagccccctgagcCGGTGAGGATGGAGGCGCCTGGTCCACCCTCGCTCCTCTCTTTCGTTGCAGCGAGAAGACAGAAGCCACCAACGGTGGGACCCCCCCATCAGCGTGTAAGTGACTGGAGAGCCAGCCcctcaccctgcagcaccccctccccctgccccgcagctgCTGGGAGTCCTAGGgtgggtgcaggagcaggggtcTGCAGTCAACAACCAGCGGGACCCCCCTGCCCCGTGATGCTAAGGGGCAGCTCTGGGGTGGCCTTTCTGTGGAGCCAGCGTGGGGGTGCTGTGGATGGGGTAGTTTTGGAGACCACCCCAGAACGGCTGGACTGAAGCAGGGGGTAGGGAAAGAGAGGTCTttcctgggaaaagcagaggagcGGAGCCTGCAGCCTCCCCCAGGGCGGGATACCTTCCCTCAGCAGCCTCTGCTTGCCCTCCCCGCAGCGACCAGCCGCAGTGGCATGGGGACACCAGTGCCTGCACCCCCACCGCCCTCCGCCACCAGCACGCCGGCGGGGCAGCCCACCGCCATCACCCGCTTGCACATGCAGCTGCACCTCCACGACCTGCAGCAGAACACCAGCGACCTCCGcaaccagctgcagcagctcaagAAGCTGCAGGTGGGTCCTGGGGGTGGCGGCAGGGGGGTCCCCAACCTGgcccagctcttcttggcaTGGACAAATCGCCCTTTCCTGGTGATTTTGCATGGGGTTGGTTATCCATCGGGGGGGGATCTTGCCCAGCTTGAATCCCCCCTCCtcatccctgcagctgcagaaccaGGAGATGGTGAAGACGATGCTGCGGCGGACAGAGACGGAGATCAGTGTGCGGGTGACGGACACCATGCGCAAGCACGAGGACCCGCTGCAGCGCCAGCGCAGCTTGGTGGAAGAGGAACGGCTCCGTTACCTCAACGAGGAGGAGCTGATCACCCAGCAGCTCAAGTGAGCCAGGGCTGGCGGCAGAGCTGGGCACGCaactggggaggggggtccTTGCCCACTGGCCTCAATGGGCCAGATCCTCCATGGGTGTaaatcagcagctctgcacGGTGCCAGGTCACATCCTTGACAGCGTGACTAGCATGAGGAGGGGTCCCCAGCCCAGCGgtcctctcccctctgctgcgTGAGGACCTGCAAAGCTGGCCACCCCTGGGGCTCCCCAGCATCCTGGAGCAGCGGTgacacccctgccctgcctctgtGCTCACAGTGACCTGGAGAAGTCGGTGGAGAAGATCCAGAAGGATTTGGCCCACAACCACCGGCTCATCCctgtgcaggagctggaggagaaggcGGTGGTGCTCAAGCAGCTGGGGGAGACACTGACAGACCTCAAGGGTGAGGATGTGGCTGGGGCCAGGGTGGGCAGCAAGCAGAGCTTTGTCTGCATCTCCTTGCTCCATCCTTACACGTAGGATGCTCCAGGTTGCCCGTTCCCTCTGGGTTTGTGTGTTTGCACCTACTGGTGTGTTTGCCTGCATCCTCAGGGCAGGTTCCCCCGGTTCTTGGTGGGGTGTGCGTCCTGCAGGctttgggctgctgcaggggtgaGGGCTGCACTCCGCACGCCTGTTGCCTGCCTGTTGCTCTGCTAGCTGTCCAATTCcgtcctgcagcccctgcctgagTCCCCCTGACATCTCACCATTGCTcggagctgctgcctgcctctgtcctgcaggaCCTTGTGCTTGCCCACCCCCATGCGTGCTGCCTGTGATTTtactgctcctgcagcctcccatccctgggctgcccctATCCTGCCTCCCACAGACGGCCAGCACCTCGATTCGAAGTGGCagagctcctgcctgccagaGCCAAGGCAGACAATAAACGGTGATGTGGCAGCAGTTGCTGAGGTGGCAAGAAGAGGGGCCatgggggggctgtggggagggccggggggcagaggcaggagcagctccaCTTTCCCACAGCATTTCCATAAAGTCAGGCTGATGCTGAGCAGCCGGGAGGGCGAGCAGAGTACCGGGCAGGGAGCCAGGAGCAACCTGCTCCACATCAGCCCCTGCCACCACGTCCCCGATGTCCTGGGTACCAAAGACCCAGCTCCACAGCAGTGTTTGGCACCCACAGATGTGGAGGGGACACCTGCAGGGGCGAAAATTGGTGCCTGCAGGTGGATGGAGAAGGGGTGATGGGTACGGGgagcagaggagatgctggcCCAGGCTCCCCAGGATTCATCCTGCTCCGTTTGGCAGGGCGCCCTTGCCATGGGTATGATGGCCAtgaagatggtcagagggctctcctgtgaggacaggctgagagagttggggttgttcaacctggagaaggctctggggacaccttagagcaccttccagtacctaagtgggcttgtaagaaagatggtGACAGACTTTTCAGTAGGGcttgtagtgacaggacaaggggtaatggttttaaactagaaaagggcagattagatattaggaagaaattcttcactgtgagggtggtgaggtgctggcacaggctgccccaataagctgtggatgccccatccctggaagtgtctAAGTCCAGGTTGGACAAGTCTTGGAGCACCCTGGTCGAGCagcaggtgtccctgcccatggccagatggtctttaaggtcccttccaacccaaaccattctatgactctgCGGTGGTTTTGGCGGGCGCGGGgtgccctggcactgccagcTGGGCACCGGGAGGGGCACCCTGGTGAcccccacctctcccaccccagcccagttccccagcctgcagagcaagATGCGGGTGGTGCTGCGGGTGGAGGTGGAAGCCGTCAAGTTCCTCAAGGAGGAGCCGAACCGCCTCGATGGCCTGCTCAAGCGCTGCAAGACGGTGACGGACACCCTCACCCAGATCCGCAGGTGAGCACCAAGCCCCCAGCCCAGTCCCCTGAGCACTTTGGAGGACACAGTTTGTCCCTTCAGTTGTCCCTGTGCCCCTGGCACGTGTGCCTTATGGATGCAAATCCCAAGGGCTGTTGAAAAACAGACTCATTTTTCTATTAAGGCATTAAAAAATGCCCTCGGTCCTTCGCAGTGTGTGCGTGGGAACCCCTTTCCAAACTGACTTTTCCCTTATCACCTTGGAAGAAAGGTCTTTGTATATCCAGATAGAAAGGAGAGCTTGATCAGAAATCTCTTTCCTGAGGAGTGGAAAAACATTCAGCTGGAGAAATATCATCTTCCGTGTGTAACGATGGTGGCAGGCTGGGCCGTGCCCCCCGGCTGAGCCCACCTGCCTCTTCCTATTAGGAGACCTTTGGGGACGGCTTACGGCTCGGCCACGCTGCAGGGGGAGCGCCCGGCCGGGCTTGCCTCGGGCTCCTTGTAGCCTGGTTTTCTACGGGAAATGAGCTTGTATGATCACGCGGTGTCTGAATCTGCCTACCTGTCATTTCCCAGCCCTAATAACTCCTGAATCCAAAGGGCAATGCCAGGCAGACCCGACGGAGGGGCAGGATTCGGAGGGATCCGATTTCCTATAAGCTTCATGAAAGCGGACAGCCAGGTAGAGGAGCTCATTCGTGTGCTCCCCCAAGACAGGCTGTAGCATCAACTCCAACCCCTTCCTAGACATCAGAGAATCTAAACGTTCAGCCGTATAACGCGGTGTTGCGGGAGAATAAGCTTTTTGTGACGGGGCTTGGAGAGGGTGCCGTAACCCCCCGATACCGTGCAGCCACCCAGCACCTTTGCTCTGTCCCCGGCAGGCAAGTGGACGAGGGCATGTGGACCTCCCCCAGCAACCTCAGCCAGTCCCCCAAGAAGGTGGCCCCCGAGACAGACTTCAGCAAAGGGCTGGATTTGGAGAtgcccaccagccccccagTGAGCCTCCACCACCTGACGGCTGCCACCGAGACCCTGGGCATGCCCAGCTTtgggcacagccccccccagACCCAGACCCACCCCTCCAAGAGCAATAACCCTTCCCGAGCTCCGGAGATGGTACCCGCCAAGACCCAGACGGGGCCGGAGACCCCCAGCAAGAAGAGTGCGGATAAAGCTGTATCCGTGGAGGTGAGAGCCTGGAATGGGGAGGGCTTTTCTAGGGGGTCTGCCCCTATGtctcccagctgaaactggGAACAGGAGCTGGGTCCATCCTGCTCCTCTTTGCTGCGTTTGCAGCCGGTGGGTTGTctggagggggcgggggggggtgttgCCAGGTGATGCAGCCTTGGGAGCACCCCCAATTGCacgctgccgggggggggggggcggcttGGGGATGGGGGCAGCACTggcctccctgctcctccccgggggaggctgggggggggggcagcagggctgtgggtcACATCCTGCCTGCAAGGGCAGGAGAAGCTGCGTGCGGCTGGGGGTGCAGCGGGCGCTGCCTGCCATCCGCAGGCTGCCGAGCGGGACTGGGAGGAGAAGCGGGCAGCGCTGACCCAGTACAGTGCCAAGGACATCAACCGCCTCCTGGAGGAGACGCAAGCCGAGCTGATGAAGGCCATCCCCGACCTGGAGTTCGCTGCCAAGCACAAGCAAACCACGGGCAGCGGCAGCACCGCCTCCACGCCTGAGCACAAACCCTCCAAGCCGCAGCATGCACCGAAGTCGGGGGGCAAAGGGGACCCCAATGGCCGCAGGGGCTCAGGTACGgcgtggggagggcaggggtcCACCTCTGGatcccagggctgggggtgccctgGCCGTGCCATCGCTGGTGGGTCTCCCTGGGCTGAGCCGTGCCGCCGCAAGGGGAGGTTTACAGCTGGGGAGGCGGTGGGAGAACCTCGGGTGTTGTATTAGAGGGGCAGGGAAAGGTCTCGTGCCCTCACAGCATCGTTTGTGCCCAGACGAACTGACGGTGCCGCGGTACCGGACCGAGAAACCCTCCAAATCACCACCGCCTCCCCCTCCGCGCCGCAGCTTCCCCTCGTCCCACGGGCTGACCACAACCCGCAGCGGCGAAGTCATCGTCACCAGCAAGAAGGAGCCCGGTTTTATGAAGGTAGGGAGCGGGGCCACAGGatggctgcggggctgggccgAGGGGGTCACCGTCAGCAGGACCAGCCCTGGCCCCCAgcgccccccacccctcaccaccctgctcccccctgGCAGAAGGCCGAGTCGGAGGAGCTGGAAACCCAGAAGCCCCAGGTGAAGCTGAGAAGGACAGTGTCGGAGGTGGTCAGGCCAGCGTCCACCCCCCCCATCATCGCCTCTGCCATCAAAGACGACGACGACGAGGACCGCATCATTGCGGAGCTGGAGGTGAGCGCGGGAGGGGCTGCGGGATGCCCCAGCTTATCCGCATTGCAGGCGAtgcccaccctgccctgtccgctcaccctgcctgtgcccagctccGGGCAGCTGTGGGGAACACCTTGGGATTGGGTCTGGGGAGTGACATCCCACACGTCGGCACAGCAGTGGGCTTCCCCCTCCTCACCTGTCTCCCAGCAGGAGCGCGGTGCCGTGGGACGGGCAGGATGGAGCGGTTGCACCCTGCCGGACCCCTCGCTGGGTCCAGGTGCCATGCCTGGTTCACCACCTCTCTTCAGCGCTTCTACCCCGTCTTGAGCTTTAAGCCAAACTCATTTGGTTTTTAATGCGACGCAGCTTCAGCTGGAGGTTCGTTGGGGTTTGTGCACAGGGCGCTCTGCAGAGATCCCACCCGAGACGCCGTCCCCAGGCTCTGAGCTCCCCCAGGCTGGCAGTGCCCCACGTCCTTGCCCCGTTTGCCATGGTCGAGGTGCCCAAGTGGGTAACAGATGGCTTTTCCTTGACTGGTTTCCCCAGGAGGCAGGGCACCGGCGacgctgctggcagcagaggacGGGGCTGCCCCTGGCTGATGAGAACAGCCCATGTCTCACTCGCTGCTGAGCCCCGGTGCTGGCGTGACCATAGCAGGCATCCTTGCAGGCATGGGCTGCATCGTTGTTCCCCACAAGCCTCCCTCCTCCAACCCGCCCGTGTTTGACTCCCCAGGTGTTTCAGAGAAGCTCTGcctcccctttccttcccaagcTCCGTTACGATCCGCTCACGGCTGCCGTCTCCCCTGGGCACGTAGACTCGTGGCCCAACGGAGCCTCCGTTGCAGCCGAAGGATGGAAGGTAACAGCTCGCTCTGAGCACCGATCCTGCCGACGGGCTGCACTTTAACCAcctcctctcctgcttctttttaactcacttctgcttcttttttctaaCTGATTTAACAAACTAATGGCTTCTCTCCACTCCCTCGCTCACCGCCACTGCGCGTGCGGCACTGACATGGCACAGGACTGAGCACTAACCCGTGCAAcagctgcatggggctgctgcagttccatcagggccagatcctgcaccCACATggatgggaggaaggaaggggccaccccagcactgcaccGGGCAGGGCACGGAGGGGCCTCGCCACTCTCATAATGCACTGGGTGCCTGAGGGGGGGTGTCACTGGAAGGGGCAGTGGGGGGTGATGCATGTCGTGCCCTGTGCAGGGACACCTCGTTCCCCGTGCATGATATGGGTGGATGGTAAAGGACTGGACCAGAAGCTTGTGGCTGCTGGGACTTGCTTTGGGCTTGGCCCCATCACCcctcctgggtgctggggtgctgggcgggcacagcccagctccctcccagccgTCCTGCCCTCCATCCTGCCCTGGGCTCTGGGAGTggagagagcaggagggaaggaaggtgcCTGAAGAGTGGATGGGATGGAGCAGGGGATGCCAGGGGAACAAGGGGGCAAAGAGCAGGATGGAGGGTGCTGCTGAGCCCCTCACCAGGGAGCATCTAGTGAGGGGAGCTCTGCCACATCCAGGGCGGCTCAGCTGCTGGTGAGGGTCTGGGTACATTGCAGGGGTCCCGCTGGGACCCTCCCTTCTCCTGAAGACCCAGCACCGTGGCTGCCCCAGAGCAGCATCTCTTGTCCCTGCAGGGAAGGACCCCTGTCCCCAGAGGTCGGATGGGTCCAGCTCCAGACCCAGAGCTCTGTAGTCATCCCAGCACTTGtgtctccttccctctctgctgtggGTGCTACTCAgacccccagggctggggcacgaGTGAGACACACCGAGCCAGGGCACATGTCCCTGCTGCCCATCCTGTGCCAGCTGGCAGTGTGGCATAACCGCCATGCCACCCTGCTCTGCCGTGAGGGCAGGGGGCCAGGGACGGCTGCACGTGAAGCCCCTGCAGAGGTGGCAGCCCCCTTGGCCAGCACAGGGCTCGGGTGCCAGCAGCGTCcccatggctgcagctgcaggggggcAAATTTTCTGCCAGAGCATCTCTCCAGCtcaccttccctcccctccgTGGAGGGCATGGCCAGCTCTGGTTCCCTGGGCATTGCACAGCTCGTTGCGCTTCCCCTGGGACAGGAACAGAGAGGTGGGGGATGAAGGACATATTTTCTAGGTGTCTTCTCGCTACTCAGGGCTTTTAAGGTCTGGTGCCCCTTGGCAGCTTGTTTGTGATGCCTCGTCCCCTGCCTTCAGCTCCGCTGGGAGCTGTGGTGTCCTGCGGGGCTGAgcaggctctgctcctgcaccaGTGCCATGCCAGTTTGCACCAGCATGGGAGAAATCCAAGGCGGATGGTGGCAGTCAGGTTTCCAAAGGTGTTTGGGAGGTGCAGCAACACCAAATCATTTTTGCTAATAAGTCCAGGCAAGTTATTTCCAAAGTCTCCTAGACCCAGGTTGCCTTCAGCGCAGTAGAAAACTGGTCCCTGTCCGTGCTGCGGGTACCGATGGGACAtcagggctgggcaggagggagctgagcATCCCCCTTCCTGGCTGAGCACCTCCCTGCAGCGCTACGATGCCCAGAGGCACCAGCAATGGGGGACCCCAGTAGTGTGTGCAGGCACATAGTGCCCCCCggcagctcctgctctccccTGGCTCTTAATCTGTCTGAATTCTCTACCTAGGAGCcgccagccctggcagccccgggGAGCAGGGCTTTCTCCCTCCCGCAGATTGTGCTCACCGAGTGGGTGTCTGAACCGCCATCCCCCGAAGCTGAACCGGAGGTGTGGGTGGCAACTGGCTGCTCGGAGCACGGGGACCCCCAGAGCGGTGGAGCGGGAGGGGAGCATGTACCCGAGGTGGGAAGGAAATGCCCTGTGTCTCCTGGCATCTCCGAAAAGTCCCCTTCCGCAGCGGGGtaccctccagccccagccccacaccccctGAGCAGCCCATCTCAGGGCCATGCCCATGCAGCAGGAGAGACTCGGAGGTTCCCTCTAGTAGCCAG is part of the Falco naumanni isolate bFalNau1 chromosome 18, bFalNau1.pat, whole genome shotgun sequence genome and harbors:
- the SRCIN1 gene encoding SRC kinase signaling inhibitor 1 isoform X7, whose product is MLPRWAKHPFAASPRAVPRLPEQQRPAEPGDYRLSPLLMDPERTSTHMISADDAEYPREYRTLGNGTRRFSNVGLVHTSERRHTVIAAQSLEALTGLQKSEMERKRDAFMDHLKNKYPQHALALRGQQERMRDQQPNYWSFKTRSSRHSQGSQPGLADQAKLSFASAESLETMSEAELPLGFNRMNRFRQSLPLSRSTSQTKLRSPGVLFLQFGDETRRVHITHEISSMDTLHALIVHMFPQKLTMGMLKSPNTAILIKDESRNVFYELEDVRDIQDRSIIKIYRKEPLYASFPASHITNGDLRREMVYTSRESSPTRRLNNMSPASHLTSGSPPPVLQSSSPSRSRMSYSGGRPPSYAGSPVHHSERLSNLPPAQGVSPSPSAILERRDVKPDEDLAGKNVVLVKNEGLYADPYGMVHEGRLSITSTQSLAGMGDPFGYSGGLYKRGSVRSLSTYSAAALQTELEDSLYKPNAPIYSETYGPGLGFRMPPSSPQKMADGRLVDVQPGQSPHSPYSGPPSRSSPVRQSFRKDSCSSVFMDSPVNKPRNPSSSGPPELFPGPGDRPLSGFGSPGPAKDTETRERMEAMEKQIASLTGLVQSALLRGSEAETPSEKTEATNGGTPPSASTSRSGMGTPVPAPPPPSATSTPAGQPTAITRLHMQLHLHDLQQNTSDLRNQLQQLKKLQLQNQEMVKTMLRRTETEISVRVTDTMRKHEDPLQRQRSLVEEERLRYLNEEELITQQLNDLEKSVEKIQKDLAHNHRLIPVQELEEKAVVLKQLGETLTDLKAQFPSLQSKMRVVLRVEVEAVKFLKEEPNRLDGLLKRCKTVTDTLTQIRRQVDEGMWTSPSNLSQSPKKVAPETDFSKGLDLEMPTSPPVSLHHLTAATETLGMPSFGHSPPQTQTHPSKSNNPSRAPEMVPAKTQTGPETPSKKSADKAVSVEAAERDWEEKRAALTQYSAKDINRLLEETQAELMKAIPDLEFAAKHKQTTGSGSTASTPEHKPSKPQHAPKSGGKGDPNGRRGSDELTVPRYRTEKPSKSPPPPPPRRSFPSSHGLTTTRSGEVIVTSKKEPGFMKKAESEELETQKPQVKLRRTVSEVVRPASTPPIIASAIKDDDDEDRIIAELESGGVSIPAMKVVNPASRLKQSQQQGSPDKSKHIKQRMEYMRIQGQQQSSQSFTPPVSPASSKEDTGQCRTPLPAPAAPLPPQKGGKQRLLKMPPTPPDPTARPPLSVPAATTPTRPEERMLSAPARSWRWVLGGTAAGLRPSLAEGSVPCQGGVPPAPSPSCPRGWGAIRRLAGGGPETGATGCPGVPEGLKAEGVKWGGGRDGLSWAARRPGVGT
- the SRCIN1 gene encoding SRC kinase signaling inhibitor 1 isoform X9 — translated: MLPRWAKHPFAASPRAVPRLPEQQRPAEPGDYRLSPLLMDPERTSTHMISADDAEYPREYRTLGNGTRRFSNVGLVHTSERRHTVIAAQSLEALTGLQKSEMERKRDAFMDHLKNKYPQHALALRGQQERMRDQQPNYWSFKTRSSRHSQGSQPGLADQAKLSFASAESLETMSEAELPLGFNRMNRFRQSLPLSRSTSQTKLRSPGVLFLQFGDETRRVHITHEISSMDTLHALIVHMFPQKLTMGMLKSPNTAILIKDESRNVFYELEDVRDIQDRSIIKIYRKEPLYASFPASHITNGDLRREMVYTSRESSPTRRLNNMSPASHLTSGSPPPVLQSSSPSRSRMSYSGGRPPSYAGSPVHHSERLSNLPPAQGVSPSPSAILERRDVKPDEDLAGKNVVLVKNEGLYADPYGMVHEGRLSITSTQSLAGMGDPFGYSGGLYKRGSVRSLSTYSAAALQTELEDSLYKPNAPIYSETYGPGLGFRMPPSSPQKMADGRLVDVQPGQSPHSPYSGPPSRSSPVRQSFRKDSCSSVFMDSPVNKPRNPSSSGPPELFPGPGDRPLSGFGSPGPAKDTETRERMEAMEKQIASLTGLVQSALLRGSEAETPSEKTEATNGGTPPSASTSRSGMGTPVPAPPPPSATSTPAGQPTAITRLHMQLHLHDLQQNTSDLRNQLQQLKKLQLQNQEMVKTMLRRTETEISVRVTDTMRKHEDPLQRQRSLVEEERLRYLNEEELITQQLNDLEKSVEKIQKDLAHNHRLIPVQELEEKAVVLKQLGETLTDLKAQFPSLQSKMRVVLRVEVEAVKFLKEEPNRLDGLLKRCKTVTDTLTQIRRQVDEGMWTSPSNLSQSPKKVAPETDFSKGLDLEMPTSPPVSLHHLTAATETLGMPSFGHSPPQTQTHPSKSNNPSRAPEMVPAKTQTGPETPSKKSADKAVSVEAAERDWEEKRAALTQYSAKDINRLLEETQAELMKAIPDLEFAAKHKQTTGSGSTASTPEHKPSKPQHAPKSGGKGDPNGRRGSDELTVPRYRTEKPSKSPPPPPPRRSFPSSHGLTTTRSGEVIVTSKKEPGFMKKAESEELETQKPQVKLRRTVSEVVRPASTPPIIASAIKDDDDEDRIIAELESGGVSIPAMKVVNPASRLKQSQQQGSPDKSKHIKQRMEYMRIQGQQQAARPSKEASETSPTVSEKPASGRTSIPVLTSFGARNSSISF